The following coding sequences lie in one Sinorhizobium fredii USDA 257 genomic window:
- the eno gene encoding phosphopyruvate hydratase, translating to MTAIIDIIGREILDSRGNPTVEVDVHLEDGSFGRAAVPSGASTGAHEAVELRDGGTRYLGKGVQRAVDAVNGEIFEAIGGLDAENQIQIDKTMIELDGTSNKSRIGANAILGVSLAVAKAAAEAAGLPLYRYVGGPNAHLLPVPMMNIINGGAHADNPIDFQEFMIMPVGAETLKDAVRMGSEVFHTLKKQLAAEGHNTNVGDEGGFAPGLASAPAALDFIMKSIEKAGYKPGDDMYVALDCASTEFFKDGKYVLEGEGRTLEPGAMAEYLAELAAKYPIISIEDGMAEDDWDGWKALTDLIGNKCQLVGDDLFVTNSARLRDGIKMGVANSILVKVNQIGSLSETLDAVETAHKARYTAVMSHRSGETEDSTIADLAVATNCGQIKTGSLARSDRLAKYNQLIRIEEQLGLQAEYAGRSILRG from the coding sequence ATGACTGCAATCATCGACATCATCGGCCGCGAGATTCTCGACAGCCGCGGCAACCCGACCGTCGAGGTCGATGTCCATCTCGAAGACGGCAGTTTCGGCCGCGCCGCCGTTCCCTCGGGCGCTTCGACCGGCGCGCATGAAGCAGTGGAACTGCGCGACGGCGGCACCCGCTACCTCGGCAAGGGCGTCCAGCGCGCCGTCGATGCGGTCAACGGCGAAATCTTCGAAGCGATCGGCGGTCTCGATGCCGAGAACCAGATCCAGATCGACAAGACCATGATCGAGCTCGACGGCACGTCGAACAAGTCGCGCATCGGCGCCAACGCCATTCTCGGCGTGTCGCTCGCCGTCGCCAAAGCTGCGGCGGAAGCTGCCGGCCTGCCGCTCTACCGCTATGTTGGCGGCCCGAACGCGCATCTCCTGCCGGTGCCGATGATGAACATCATCAACGGCGGGGCGCATGCCGACAACCCGATCGACTTCCAGGAATTCATGATCATGCCGGTCGGCGCCGAGACCCTGAAGGACGCCGTCCGCATGGGTTCGGAAGTCTTCCACACGCTGAAGAAGCAGCTCGCCGCCGAAGGCCACAACACCAATGTCGGCGACGAGGGCGGCTTCGCGCCGGGCCTCGCTTCGGCACCGGCGGCGCTCGACTTCATCATGAAGTCGATTGAAAAAGCCGGCTACAAGCCGGGCGACGACATGTATGTCGCGCTCGACTGCGCCTCGACGGAATTCTTCAAGGACGGCAAATACGTGCTCGAAGGCGAAGGCCGGACGCTCGAGCCGGGCGCAATGGCCGAATACCTCGCCGAGCTTGCCGCAAAGTACCCGATCATCTCGATCGAAGACGGCATGGCCGAAGACGACTGGGACGGCTGGAAGGCCCTGACCGATCTCATCGGCAACAAGTGCCAGCTCGTCGGCGACGACCTGTTCGTCACCAACTCGGCGCGGCTGCGCGACGGTATCAAGATGGGTGTCGCCAACTCGATCCTCGTCAAGGTCAACCAGATCGGTTCGCTCTCCGAAACGCTCGATGCCGTCGAGACGGCGCACAAGGCGCGCTACACCGCGGTAATGTCGCACCGTTCCGGCGAGACCGAAGATTCGACGATCGCCGATCTCGCGGTTGCTACCAATTGCGGTCAGATCAAGACCGGCTCGCTGGCCCGTTCCGACCGGCTCGCCAAGTACAACCAGCTGATCCGCATCGAGGAGCAGCTCGGCCTGCAGGCGGAGTACGCTGGCCGCTCCATCCTGCGCGGTTGA